From Trichoplusia ni isolate ovarian cell line Hi5 chromosome 8, tn1, whole genome shotgun sequence, one genomic window encodes:
- the LOC113496796 gene encoding uncharacterized protein LOC113496796 isoform X1, with product MYISIAPPVQPCLLQKTCFNKVPLLLVVSSATSLRRVTGAKQSAASESQIKFAIENKYDDTGPGAKKPEYAYSTYKTLEDALIAYLDDPDTKLPEHERAKAINKLTQSPYFRPPPLSNKFHQSGEYQLLDKLQFRPLNQEIVYNFPASKIFFPEDTKLGKIGVRELEANDIVNHYGPEQKLEPFKFHKIQSVRGSPLSLAHYTRDPDVKQAFEQFDPHPKYSFSYGVHDKTTGDSKSAHESRDGGTVHGFYSFMDADGKTRTVHYTADDQQGFRATVNKGN from the exons ATGTATATCTCCATTGCTCCTCCTGTACAGCCTTGCCTACTGCAGAAAACATGCTTTAATAAG GTGCCATTATTATTAGTCGTATCATCAGCGACCTCTCTTCGGCGGGTCACAGGCGCAAAGCAATCTGCTGCATCCGAGTCACAAATAAAATTCGCCATTGAAAACAAGTACGATGACACTGGACCGGGAGCGAAGAAACCAGAGTACGCTTACAGCACTTACAAGACTTTGGAGGATGCCTTGATTGCGTACCTCGATGACCCCGACACAAAACTACCAGAACACGAAAGAGCTAAAGCCATAAACAAGTTAACACAGTCGCCTTACTTCAGGCCTCCCCCGCTGTCAAACAAATTCCATCAGAGCGGAGAATACCAATTGCTTGACAAGCTACAGTTCCGACCTCTAAACCAAGAGATAGTGTACAACTTCCCCGCTAGTAAAATTTTCTTCCCTGAAGATACCAAGCTTGGTAAAATAGGAGTTAGAGAGTTAGAAGCAAATGATATTGTGAATCATTATGGTCCGGAGCAGAAGTTGGAGCCGTTCAAGTTCCATAAGATCCAGTCGGTGCGCGGCAGCCCCCTGAGCCTGGCGCACTACACACGGGACCCGGATGTCAAGCAGGCGTTTGAGCAGTTTGATCCTCATCCCAAGTACAGCTTCTCATACGGAGTGCAT GATAAGACCACAGGCGACTCTAAGTCAGCGCATGAGTCGCGAGATGGCGGCACCGTCCACGGGTTCTACAGCTTCATGGACGCTGACGGCAAGACGCGAACTGTGCACTACACGGCGGACGATCAGCAAGGGTTTAGAGCAACCGTCAATAAAGGGAACTAG
- the LOC113496796 gene encoding uncharacterized protein LOC113496796 isoform X2 yields MIKYLVPLLLVVSSATSLRRVTGAKQSAASESQIKFAIENKYDDTGPGAKKPEYAYSTYKTLEDALIAYLDDPDTKLPEHERAKAINKLTQSPYFRPPPLSNKFHQSGEYQLLDKLQFRPLNQEIVYNFPASKIFFPEDTKLGKIGVRELEANDIVNHYGPEQKLEPFKFHKIQSVRGSPLSLAHYTRDPDVKQAFEQFDPHPKYSFSYGVHDKTTGDSKSAHESRDGGTVHGFYSFMDADGKTRTVHYTADDQQGFRATVNKGN; encoded by the exons ATGATTAAATATTtg GTGCCATTATTATTAGTCGTATCATCAGCGACCTCTCTTCGGCGGGTCACAGGCGCAAAGCAATCTGCTGCATCCGAGTCACAAATAAAATTCGCCATTGAAAACAAGTACGATGACACTGGACCGGGAGCGAAGAAACCAGAGTACGCTTACAGCACTTACAAGACTTTGGAGGATGCCTTGATTGCGTACCTCGATGACCCCGACACAAAACTACCAGAACACGAAAGAGCTAAAGCCATAAACAAGTTAACACAGTCGCCTTACTTCAGGCCTCCCCCGCTGTCAAACAAATTCCATCAGAGCGGAGAATACCAATTGCTTGACAAGCTACAGTTCCGACCTCTAAACCAAGAGATAGTGTACAACTTCCCCGCTAGTAAAATTTTCTTCCCTGAAGATACCAAGCTTGGTAAAATAGGAGTTAGAGAGTTAGAAGCAAATGATATTGTGAATCATTATGGTCCGGAGCAGAAGTTGGAGCCGTTCAAGTTCCATAAGATCCAGTCGGTGCGCGGCAGCCCCCTGAGCCTGGCGCACTACACACGGGACCCGGATGTCAAGCAGGCGTTTGAGCAGTTTGATCCTCATCCCAAGTACAGCTTCTCATACGGAGTGCAT GATAAGACCACAGGCGACTCTAAGTCAGCGCATGAGTCGCGAGATGGCGGCACCGTCCACGGGTTCTACAGCTTCATGGACGCTGACGGCAAGACGCGAACTGTGCACTACACGGCGGACGATCAGCAAGGGTTTAGAGCAACCGTCAATAAAGGGAACTAG